In Agromyces sp. G08B096, a genomic segment contains:
- a CDS encoding CGNR zinc finger domain-containing protein, producing the protein MPVSTVSIPVGQWIDSPDGQRWWFDSGSFALDFAYTGPVGGAAPAGERLHGPDDLTAWLRERFPVAVGAARSRDLFDAVALRDSISALALAASRDEALPAADVDIVNLYAATPDIPPALPGGSRQAGRSVQTVPQALSTIARDAVDLFSPANLERIRRCSADDCDIVYLDTSRAASRRWCSMQRCGNRAKVRAHRARKGAQAKRAA; encoded by the coding sequence GTGCCCGTCTCCACCGTCTCCATTCCCGTCGGCCAGTGGATCGACAGCCCCGACGGGCAGCGCTGGTGGTTCGACTCCGGCTCGTTCGCGCTCGACTTCGCCTACACCGGCCCGGTCGGGGGCGCCGCACCCGCCGGCGAGCGCCTGCACGGTCCCGACGACCTCACCGCCTGGCTGCGCGAGCGCTTTCCGGTCGCGGTCGGCGCCGCCCGCTCGCGCGACCTCTTCGACGCCGTCGCGCTCCGCGACTCGATCAGCGCACTCGCCCTGGCCGCCAGCCGCGACGAGGCGTTGCCCGCGGCGGACGTCGACATCGTGAACCTGTACGCGGCCACCCCCGACATCCCGCCCGCCCTCCCGGGCGGCTCTCGCCAGGCGGGTCGATCCGTCCAGACCGTGCCGCAGGCGCTGTCGACGATCGCGCGCGACGCGGTCGACCTGTTCTCGCCCGCCAACCTCGAGCGCATCCGCCGCTGCAGCGCGGACGACTGCGACATCGTCTACCTCGACACCTCGCGCGCGGCGAGCCGGCGGTGGTGCTCCATGCAGCGCTGCGGCAACCGCGCGAAGGTGCGCGCCCACCGAGCCCGGAAGGGCGCACAGGCCAAACGGGCGGCCTGA
- a CDS encoding SprT-like domain-containing protein: MADLDRVRRWAEALIVMHLDPAEWSFGFDHAKKRAGLCNYTAKRISVSRYLAARYGDDEIHQVLLHEVAHALAGPRAGHGPKWRHVAASIGYVGRRTHDGEVVDELAPWVGRCPAGHVHYRYREPVRPLSCGLCRRGFDRANLIVWQRREITAAMRRRAASAAGLAR, from the coding sequence ATGGCGGATCTTGATCGGGTTCGACGATGGGCCGAGGCCCTCATCGTCATGCACCTCGATCCCGCCGAATGGAGCTTCGGCTTCGACCACGCGAAGAAACGCGCGGGGCTCTGCAACTACACGGCGAAGCGCATCTCGGTGTCGCGCTACCTCGCCGCGAGGTACGGCGACGACGAGATCCATCAGGTGCTGCTGCACGAGGTGGCCCATGCGCTTGCCGGTCCGCGTGCGGGCCATGGGCCGAAATGGCGCCACGTCGCCGCATCGATCGGCTACGTCGGCCGGCGCACGCACGACGGCGAGGTCGTCGACGAGCTCGCGCCCTGGGTCGGCCGGTGTCCGGCCGGGCATGTGCACTACCGCTATCGTGAGCCAGTGCGACCGCTCAGCTGCGGGCTCTGCCGACGCGGCTTCGACCGCGCGAACCTCATCGTCTGGCAGCGCCGCGAGATCACCGCGGCCATGCGCCGTCGGGCCGCGAGCGCCGCCGGCCTGGCCCGCTGA
- a CDS encoding PQQ-dependent sugar dehydrogenase has protein sequence MHRPGRLAPRTTFPGGASAPRRRTRRTPPALAAASALPLLALLAACVAGGPDATPTAAPTEPETSAPATTTPVTPSPAPVALAPDGAVAELAAGLDAPWSILRLPDGGALVSERDSARILEVTGGTARAVLQVPGVAPGGEGGLLGLAFRPGDGSQEAAVYAYFTSEADNRIVRMPLSGGPGSYTLGSPEPVLTGIPKAGNHNGGRIAFGPDGFLYATTGDAGQREAAQDPASLAGKILRMTPDGAPAPGNPFGTHAYSIGHRNPQGLAWDADGRLWAAEFGQNTWDELNLVTRGGNYGWPIVEGQAGDARFTDPVVQWPTSEASPSGLAIVGDTAVLAALRGERLWTVAPLSGVAPAGGRAAVTPVATPWFAGEFGRIRDVVPGPEGELWFLTNNTDGRGSPAAGDDRMLRVGLRPLP, from the coding sequence ATGCACCGACCCGGCCGGCTCGCGCCGCGCACGACGTTCCCCGGCGGTGCGTCGGCGCCGCGCCGCCGCACGCGCCGAACCCCGCCCGCGCTCGCCGCCGCGTCCGCGCTGCCGCTCCTCGCGCTGCTCGCCGCCTGCGTCGCCGGCGGTCCGGACGCCACGCCCACCGCCGCACCGACCGAACCCGAGACGTCCGCGCCGGCCACGACGACTCCGGTCACCCCTTCGCCGGCGCCGGTCGCGCTTGCCCCCGACGGCGCGGTCGCCGAACTCGCCGCAGGACTCGACGCCCCCTGGTCGATCCTCCGGCTGCCCGACGGCGGCGCGCTCGTGAGCGAGCGCGACTCGGCCCGCATCCTCGAGGTCACGGGCGGCACGGCGCGCGCGGTTCTCCAGGTGCCGGGCGTCGCACCCGGCGGCGAGGGCGGCCTGCTCGGGCTCGCCTTCCGGCCAGGGGACGGCAGCCAGGAGGCGGCAGTCTACGCATACTTCACCTCCGAGGCCGACAACCGCATCGTCCGGATGCCCCTCAGCGGGGGGCCGGGCTCGTACACGCTCGGCTCGCCCGAGCCCGTGCTGACGGGGATCCCGAAGGCGGGCAACCACAATGGCGGGCGCATCGCCTTCGGGCCCGACGGGTTCCTCTACGCCACCACGGGCGATGCCGGACAGCGGGAGGCCGCCCAGGATCCGGCGTCGCTCGCCGGGAAGATCCTCCGCATGACCCCCGACGGCGCGCCGGCGCCCGGCAACCCGTTCGGCACGCACGCCTACTCGATCGGCCACCGCAACCCGCAGGGCCTCGCCTGGGACGCGGACGGCCGGCTGTGGGCGGCGGAGTTCGGCCAGAACACCTGGGACGAGCTGAACCTCGTCACGCGCGGCGGGAACTACGGGTGGCCGATCGTCGAGGGCCAGGCGGGCGATGCGCGTTTCACCGATCCCGTCGTGCAGTGGCCGACGTCGGAGGCGAGCCCGAGCGGGCTCGCGATCGTCGGCGACACCGCGGTGCTCGCCGCGCTCCGCGGGGAGCGGCTGTGGACGGTCGCCCCACTGTCGGGGGTCGCGCCGGCCGGCGGCCGGGCGGCGGTGACTCCCGTCGCGACGCCGTGGTTCGCCGGTGAGTTCGGCCGGATCCGCGACGTGGTGCCCGGCCCGGAGGGCGAGCTCTGGTTCCTCACGAACAACACCGACGGGCGCGGCTCGCCGGCCGCGGGCGACGACCGGATGCTCCGCGTGGGGCTGCGCCCCCTGCCCTGA
- a CDS encoding 5-oxoprolinase subunit PxpA: MASIDLNSDLGEAVGDRVVGDDEAMFPLITSANVACGFHAGDAAVMRASAERSVVHGVVLGAHPGYRDPAGFGRRELEVPPATIAAELLAQLRALEEAARETGARIRYVKAHGALYHRLGVDDDAAAAYVDAVAAFDPGLTLLGAPATALERRALAAGLRFAREAFADRGYLPDGRLVPRGEPGAVWTDPSAVADRAVELATTGTVRAADGTVVVLGPDSLCLHGDTPGAVELARRVREALAGAGVEVRAFA; this comes from the coding sequence GTGGCGAGCATCGACCTGAACAGCGACCTCGGCGAGGCCGTGGGAGACCGCGTCGTCGGCGACGACGAGGCGATGTTCCCGCTGATCACGAGCGCCAACGTCGCGTGCGGGTTCCACGCGGGCGACGCGGCGGTGATGCGCGCGAGCGCGGAGCGATCGGTGGTGCACGGCGTCGTGCTGGGCGCCCATCCCGGCTACCGCGACCCAGCGGGGTTCGGTCGCCGCGAACTCGAGGTGCCGCCCGCGACCATCGCGGCCGAGCTGCTCGCCCAACTCCGCGCCCTCGAGGAGGCCGCGCGCGAGACGGGCGCCCGCATCCGGTACGTCAAGGCGCACGGCGCGCTGTACCACCGGCTCGGCGTCGACGACGACGCGGCGGCGGCCTACGTCGACGCCGTCGCCGCCTTCGACCCGGGGCTCACCCTCCTCGGTGCGCCCGCCACCGCGCTCGAGCGACGTGCGCTCGCCGCGGGCCTCCGTTTCGCGCGCGAGGCCTTCGCCGATCGCGGGTACCTCCCCGACGGCCGGCTCGTCCCGCGCGGCGAGCCCGGTGCCGTGTGGACCGACCCCTCGGCGGTCGCCGACCGTGCGGTGGAGCTCGCGACGACGGGAACGGTCCGGGCCGCGGACGGCACCGTCGTCGTGCTCGGGCCCGACTCGCTCTGCCTGCACGGCGACACTCCGGGCGCGGTGGAGCTCGCCCGCCGGGTGCGCGAGGCACTCGCCGGGGCCGGCGTCGAGGTGCGGGCGTTCGCATGA
- a CDS encoding allophanate hydrolase subunit 1 — protein sequence MSRRLLPAGDAALLVECDDLDEVLALHDALAADAPPGLVELVPAARTLLVAVDPAQLPLESAATWVRRARTQVADASAPAPIAPVVVPVRYDGGDLAGVAEELGRSPEALIAQHTAARWRVAFIGFAPGFGYLVSEDWPYEVRRLDAPRTRVPAGSVGLAGAFAGAYPRASPGGWRLVGRTDAPLWDESADPPALLVPGRSVRFEAVPG from the coding sequence ATGAGCCGACGCCTCCTGCCCGCGGGCGACGCCGCCCTCCTCGTCGAGTGCGACGATCTCGACGAGGTGCTGGCGCTCCACGACGCGCTCGCCGCGGATGCTCCGCCCGGCCTCGTCGAGCTCGTCCCCGCGGCCCGCACGCTCCTCGTCGCGGTCGATCCGGCGCAGCTGCCGCTGGAGTCGGCGGCCACGTGGGTGCGCCGGGCGCGGACGCAGGTCGCGGATGCCTCGGCACCCGCGCCGATCGCACCCGTCGTGGTGCCCGTGCGGTACGACGGCGGGGATCTCGCGGGCGTCGCCGAGGAGCTCGGCCGCTCGCCGGAGGCGCTCATCGCGCAGCACACCGCCGCGCGCTGGCGGGTGGCGTTCATCGGCTTCGCGCCCGGGTTCGGCTACCTCGTGAGCGAGGACTGGCCGTACGAGGTACGCCGCCTCGACGCGCCGCGCACCCGCGTCCCGGCCGGGTCGGTCGGGCTCGCCGGCGCCTTCGCGGGCGCGTATCCGCGGGCGAGCCCCGGCGGCTGGCGCCTCGTCGGGCGTACGGATGCCCCGCTGTGGGACGAGTCCGCCGACCCGCCGGCGCTGCTCGTGCCCGGCCGATCGGTGCGCTTCGAGGCGGTGCCGGGATGA
- a CDS encoding biotin-dependent carboxyltransferase family protein: MTPEQQARAQHGGRPRALLVEHSGPSALVEDLGRSGLAHLGVAGSGALDRAALTLANRLVGNPAGAAGLELLGGGFAARFSGTHWFAVAGAWGDLRLDGRRIAPYTAARAADGALLELGAPERGIRYLLAVRGGFDEPPVLGSRSRDTLAGLGPAPVSAGRVLPIGVEPEASVPVLDQEAAFPPPVEAVTLGLLPGPRADWLTPASLAGLVDGEWRLSPDSDRVGARLEGRPLHRHAGELPSEATVPGAIQVPPSGSPTILLADRPVTGGYPVVAVVDPASLDRLAQVRPGQAVRFRHV; the protein is encoded by the coding sequence ATGACGCCGGAGCAGCAGGCCCGGGCACAGCACGGGGGCCGGCCCCGCGCGCTCCTCGTCGAGCACTCCGGACCGTCGGCCCTCGTCGAGGACCTCGGCCGGTCGGGGCTCGCGCATCTGGGCGTCGCCGGGTCGGGCGCGCTCGACCGGGCCGCCCTCACCCTCGCCAACCGGCTCGTCGGCAACCCCGCCGGCGCGGCCGGCCTCGAGCTCCTCGGCGGCGGCTTCGCCGCGCGCTTCTCGGGCACGCACTGGTTCGCGGTGGCGGGGGCATGGGGCGACCTCCGCCTCGACGGCCGTCGGATCGCCCCGTACACGGCGGCGCGGGCAGCCGACGGCGCCCTGCTCGAGCTCGGCGCGCCGGAGCGGGGCATCCGGTACCTGCTCGCGGTGCGCGGCGGCTTCGACGAGCCGCCGGTCCTCGGTTCCCGCTCCCGCGACACGCTCGCGGGGCTCGGACCCGCGCCAGTCAGCGCCGGCCGGGTGCTGCCGATCGGCGTCGAGCCCGAGGCATCCGTGCCCGTGCTCGACCAGGAGGCGGCGTTCCCGCCGCCCGTCGAAGCCGTGACCCTCGGTCTGCTGCCGGGACCGCGGGCCGACTGGCTGACGCCGGCCTCGCTCGCCGGGCTGGTCGACGGCGAGTGGCGGCTCTCGCCCGACTCCGACCGCGTCGGCGCACGACTGGAGGGCCGCCCTCTGCATCGTCATGCGGGGGAATTGCCGAGCGAGGCGACCGTGCCGGGGGCGATCCAGGTGCCCCCGTCGGGATCGCCGACGATCCTGCTCGCCGACCGGCCGGTCACGGGCGGGTATCCGGTCGTCGCGGTCGTCGACCCGGCCTCGCTCGATCGGCTCGCGCAGGTGCGGCCGGGGCAGGCGGTGCGCTTCCGGCACGTGTAG
- a CDS encoding family 10 glycosylhydrolase encodes MTTTPHDPAPARLDRRGFLTLAAAGVAASAFTVTVGTLHAAPARAAEAGAAAQATAAFAPRKRELRAMWISSVVNIDWPSRTGLSADEQRAEFLHWLDVAEQFNLNAVFVQVRPTADAFWPSPLEPWSQYLTGVQGQDPGYDPLAFIVEEAHRRNLELHAWYNPYRVSMGADPSTLVPEHPARVHPEWIWAYGGKLYFDPGLPETQEHIQQAILHSVEHYDLDGVHFDDYFYPYPVAGQTIPDAATFAAHGAGFDDIADWRRHNVDTFVRSISERIKALKPWVKFGISPFGIWRNKASDPLGSETGGSQSYDLQFADTRKWVLEGWLDYINPQIYWQFGLAVADYAKLAPWWADVAATSGTHLYIGEALYKVTSGVFTDPAELSNHLTFDRELDASGRPVHGNVYFSAKHVPADPKGSMSRVLADHYSRPAIVPAMEWLPATAVREPVLAHAKRAGAGIELQWSDAAPPSRRATSFAVYRAEGAEGPIDIEDARNLVGTVRAASGVVQRFVDETAAPGTAYRYAVTALDRVWNESAPSAVKRVGGE; translated from the coding sequence ATGACGACCACCCCGCATGACCCAGCCCCAGCCCGCCTCGACCGCCGGGGGTTTCTGACCCTCGCCGCCGCGGGCGTCGCCGCCTCGGCGTTCACCGTCACGGTGGGCACGCTGCACGCCGCGCCCGCCCGTGCCGCCGAAGCGGGCGCCGCTGCGCAGGCGACCGCCGCGTTCGCCCCGCGCAAGCGCGAACTCCGCGCGATGTGGATCTCGTCCGTCGTGAACATCGACTGGCCGAGCCGGACCGGGCTCAGTGCCGACGAGCAGCGCGCCGAGTTCTTGCACTGGCTCGACGTGGCCGAGCAGTTCAACCTGAACGCCGTCTTCGTGCAGGTGCGCCCCACGGCCGACGCGTTCTGGCCGAGCCCGCTCGAGCCGTGGTCGCAGTACCTCACGGGCGTCCAGGGGCAGGACCCCGGCTACGACCCGCTCGCCTTCATCGTCGAGGAGGCCCACCGTCGCAACCTCGAGCTGCACGCCTGGTACAACCCGTACCGCGTCTCGATGGGCGCCGACCCGTCGACGCTCGTGCCCGAGCACCCCGCCCGCGTGCACCCCGAATGGATCTGGGCGTACGGCGGGAAGCTCTACTTCGACCCGGGCCTGCCCGAGACCCAGGAGCACATCCAGCAGGCCATCCTCCACTCCGTCGAGCACTACGACCTCGACGGCGTCCATTTCGACGACTACTTCTACCCGTACCCCGTCGCGGGCCAGACGATCCCCGACGCGGCGACGTTCGCCGCCCACGGCGCCGGCTTCGACGACATCGCCGACTGGCGCCGGCACAACGTCGACACCTTCGTGCGCTCGATCTCCGAGCGCATCAAGGCGCTGAAGCCGTGGGTGAAGTTCGGCATCAGCCCCTTCGGCATCTGGCGGAACAAGGCCAGCGATCCGCTCGGGTCGGAGACCGGCGGCTCGCAGTCGTACGACCTGCAGTTCGCCGACACCCGGAAGTGGGTGCTCGAGGGCTGGCTCGACTACATCAACCCGCAGATCTACTGGCAGTTCGGCCTCGCGGTCGCCGACTACGCGAAGCTGGCACCCTGGTGGGCCGACGTGGCGGCGACATCCGGCACCCATCTCTACATCGGCGAGGCGCTCTACAAGGTGACGTCCGGCGTGTTCACCGACCCCGCCGAGCTGTCGAACCATCTGACCTTCGACCGCGAGCTCGACGCGTCGGGGCGGCCGGTGCACGGCAACGTGTACTTCTCCGCGAAGCACGTGCCGGCCGACCCGAAGGGCTCGATGTCGCGCGTGCTGGCCGACCACTACTCGCGTCCGGCGATCGTGCCCGCCATGGAGTGGCTGCCCGCGACCGCCGTGCGCGAGCCGGTCCTCGCGCACGCGAAGCGGGCGGGCGCCGGTATCGAGCTGCAGTGGTCGGATGCCGCGCCGCCGTCGCGCCGCGCGACATCGTTCGCCGTGTACCGCGCCGAGGGCGCCGAGGGCCCGATCGACATCGAGGACGCCCGGAACCTCGTGGGCACCGTCCGGGCCGCCTCGGGCGTGGTCCAGCGCTTCGTCGACGAGACCGCGGCGCCGGGCACCGCGTACCGGTACGCCGTCACGGCGCTCGACCGGGTGTGGAACGAGTCGGCGCCGAGCGCGGTGAAGCGCGTCGGCGGCGAGTGA
- a CDS encoding fused MFS/spermidine synthase, with translation MSAPERRLAASGHLARLEESRQSPGSWTLYVDGTPQSHVELDRPEWLGFEYVRRIGHAADLVAPAGEPITALHLGGGALTLPRYVAATRPGSRQQVVELEPDLVAFVREHLPLPRGAQIRVRTGDARDVLAKLPAGLDGAVDLAVVDIFSGARTPAHVTSAEFYGLLVPRLSARGILAVNVADGAGLAFARSQAATLSHVFAHVAIAADATMLKGRRFGNVVMYASAAPLPFDRMPRLLASDPAPAKLVEGDELRRFEAGARIVTDATAVPSPPPARSVFLSR, from the coding sequence GTGTCCGCACCCGAACGCCGGCTCGCCGCGAGCGGCCATCTCGCCCGACTCGAGGAGTCGCGGCAGTCGCCAGGGTCGTGGACCCTGTACGTCGACGGCACCCCGCAGTCGCACGTCGAGCTCGACCGGCCCGAGTGGCTCGGGTTCGAGTACGTGCGCCGCATCGGCCACGCGGCCGACCTCGTCGCGCCGGCCGGCGAGCCGATCACCGCGCTGCACCTCGGCGGCGGCGCCCTGACGCTGCCGCGCTACGTCGCGGCCACCCGGCCGGGATCGCGCCAACAGGTCGTCGAGCTCGAGCCCGACCTCGTCGCGTTCGTGCGCGAGCACCTGCCGCTGCCGCGCGGCGCGCAGATCCGCGTGCGCACGGGCGACGCGCGCGACGTGCTCGCGAAGCTGCCCGCCGGGCTCGACGGCGCCGTCGATCTCGCGGTCGTCGACATCTTCTCGGGCGCCCGCACCCCCGCGCACGTGACGAGCGCGGAGTTCTACGGCCTGCTCGTGCCGCGGCTCTCCGCGCGGGGCATCCTCGCTGTGAACGTCGCCGACGGCGCCGGCCTCGCGTTCGCCAGGTCGCAGGCGGCGACCCTCTCGCACGTGTTCGCGCACGTCGCGATCGCGGCCGACGCGACGATGCTGAAGGGTCGCCGGTTCGGCAACGTCGTGATGTACGCGTCGGCCGCGCCGCTGCCGTTCGACCGGATGCCCCGTCTGCTCGCGAGCGATCCCGCGCCGGCGAAGCTCGTCGAGGGCGACGAGCTCCGCCGGTTCGAGGCGGGCGCGCGGATCGTCACCGACGCGACGGCCGTGCCGAGCCCGCCGCCCGCGCGCTCGGTGTTCCTCAGCCGCTGA
- a CDS encoding fused MFS/spermidine synthase: MTSGIEFDVDGIAGGVTLLVDGYAQSHVDPADPTRLFFEYVRRIGHVIDAIGLPGQPIRALHLGGGGLTLPRYVEATRPGSHQVVVEHDAELVRQVLDRLPLASGSDVAISVTDASSALPALAPASFDLVVLDLYTGLEPPAFTTEPGFLADALGRLAPGGVLAANVADAAGLGRLRHLARATARVRPEAVLLVAGDPAVVSGAEEGNAVLVVAPAGVPDGLEQRLRERGPHPADVLAGPRLDFVLWSAC, encoded by the coding sequence ATGACCAGCGGCATCGAGTTCGACGTCGACGGCATCGCCGGCGGCGTGACGCTCCTCGTCGACGGGTACGCGCAGTCCCACGTCGACCCGGCCGACCCGACCCGGCTGTTCTTCGAGTACGTGCGACGCATCGGCCACGTGATCGACGCGATCGGGCTGCCGGGGCAGCCGATCCGCGCGCTCCACCTGGGCGGCGGCGGCCTGACGCTCCCCCGCTATGTCGAGGCGACTCGGCCGGGGTCCCACCAGGTCGTCGTCGAGCACGACGCCGAGCTCGTGCGCCAGGTGCTCGACCGCCTGCCGCTCGCCTCGGGCTCGGATGTCGCGATCTCGGTGACGGATGCCTCGTCGGCACTGCCGGCCCTCGCGCCGGCGTCGTTCGACCTCGTGGTGCTCGACCTCTACACGGGCCTCGAGCCTCCCGCGTTCACGACCGAGCCCGGGTTCCTCGCCGACGCGCTCGGCAGGCTCGCCCCCGGCGGCGTCCTCGCCGCCAACGTGGCCGACGCCGCCGGGCTCGGCCGGCTTCGGCACCTGGCCCGTGCGACCGCGCGGGTGCGGCCGGAGGCGGTGCTGCTGGTCGCCGGGGACCCGGCGGTGGTGAGCGGCGCGGAGGAGGGCAACGCGGTGCTGGTCGTCGCGCCCGCGGGCGTGCCCGACGGGCTGGAGCAGCGCCTGCGAGAGCGCGGCCCCCACCCCGCCGACGTCCTGGCGGGCCCGCGCCTCGACTTCGTGCTCTGGAGCGCCTGCTGA